The genomic DNA TAGTCTTTTAGCGTTCATTATATTTCATTCTggcattttaaaaatttgaagGCCAACTAAACATCTGCGTTAGCTTAGCTTGTAGCTAACATATATGGATTTACTTGCATCATGTTCATTCATAACTTGCCGATCTATTTAGTGGCCTTCAATTACAATCCTCTAATTAAATTCTGTAGGACGTGTCTTATGTAATTTCTGGTAGAATTTCCTTGTACAATCCTGAGTATCCtttcatttatttgttcaaTGGTTGGTTAATTAATAATTTCATGATTTCCCAGTGGATATTCCAAAATATAAAGTACTGAAAATAACCTGTCTTAAAGTCGTAAAAATTATCTtcaattatttgtttttcttctttgggaTTTTTAGGttaaaagggttttttttgtaatcagACGCGAAAGCCACACCTTTTGAATTATTTATCATTGACAAAAACTCTTTGTTGGAAAAGTAAATTAAAGTTTTCAGTTGGTATATTATTTCTTGAGTAAGCATTTGAGACATATAAATTCTTTTATTCTAAGAACTAGAAAGTTGATGCATTTTTATAAGTAAAAAAATCAGAGAGGGAAGTTGTGATgaagacaaaaattttaaatttttcttatacTTCAGTGGAGGAAGTAAGCATTTAAAATCCCTCAGGTCATATAATTTTATTATGTGTTTGTTTAAAATAGTGAGGTTGTTTATAAGGATTTAGATAGGATATCACTAACACGTTAAAGAAAGAGGTAGATAGAGTGCACACTGTACAGTTAAAAACTAGAACTTGCTTCTTTTATATTGCTTTACTTGTTCTAACAAAGTCCAGCTTTACTTCTTACAGTACATGCAGGTTGATTGACACCTTTTGCAAGTAACTATACCATTTCAAGACTAATCAATACTGCTATTATATATACCATTgctgttattttaattttcttcttgcTTCAGTGAAAGATCATTCTCTCTCTTCAGATTAAAATGGATGTATTATTAAGAATCTCAATGGTCTTAGTACTTTGCCTCTCAGCATTAGGATCCAAAGTCAAGTTACCTCCAGATATGTCCCAAGGTTTGTATGAAAGTCAATAGATCCTCACAGTACTAACGATCACAGGTAAAGACCTGGACCTTTTATATTTTAGAGTAACCGTTTTTTCCATTGTTAAGGCATTAGATAAAATCGTgaatttttattacataactCTAGCTTATCAATGTAACAAAAGAGATCAGGTATTCACAGTCAtgtttttaatattatattaaaaacATGACTGTAGTGTCCCAAGTTGTAATTGAAGTAAGACAAAATTGCAGTCACATTCATGAAGGTGTGAATACCTGATCTCCATTGTTATCTCTGATGGCACTTACATCATAtctttttcttggcttcttttgaataaaatgaGCTGTTATTGTTGTCATTAGATTGCCCAAAATCTCAATTTTATTTGACAAAGAAGCTTAACATTCTTAATGTGTCTTCCTTTCCAGCAATTTTCTGTGAGAGTTGCAGTGCTGTGATGCAAGGTAATGAAACCAGGTGACTTTTATTGACAATGGCCAGTAACATGACAGGTCTTAATTTTAGCTGAAGCCTTTATCCATGATATGTATACCCAGAGTTCTAAAGAGGAAAGGGCCTTTGCCATtttgtagtggaaaatgccaaaTCAATATTATATACCCTGAATATGGAGAGCAGGTTGGCTCACTCACAGGTTTttgagcaaaagagagactgcttgcagtctattGAGGGGGGCATAACATGGGAACCAATACTGCGAAACTGCACAGAATTAAATATAAACACCACACAGAATAACACAAAAAACTGCAAACCGCATTGAAATTACTCAAAAATTTCTAAATACCACAAACtgcttggttttgtaaaacagcaacttaaaataaaccacaacttaaaataaaaattcccgcaccaaaaatcgagcaaaaGTTCGTCACCACAAACCCGTATGCCCCCCTCCCTATGATAAGACAGGAcagacaaaaattatttttagaacagtCAATAGAGATCCTTTGGTAAGTCTAATGAACAGTGAGTTATAGGGAGAGAGGGAAAGTGTTTCCattgaaagcaaaaaaaatattaccgACATTGAAATGTGTACACTGTAAATGTGTTGCAAGGAGAGCTGCCTTTGACCTTCAAAGAGAATTTATGTTCTTTCAAAACAGAGTGATCCACTAGCAGGACAGAGTGAAAAGCAAACTGGAAATGTTTTCTCTTACTTTTCTGTCTTTGGCCTGTTCGAGGCTCTTTTTACTATACATCTACCTGCTATTATTTTGATTGTCCAGGATACATGAGAACCCAGAAACCTAGAACAAAGGCTAACCTGTCCTTCACCTCAaaccctgccccccccccccctcccccttatcaCCCATGGTATTTCATGACAGCAACCATTCACACATGAAGACAGAAAATCAAGGAGAGGGAAGTGGTTGAGGATCAGCTCTCTCCATGTAGAAAGAGGGTAAGAAAGAAAGCAGAAATTCCTTCTAATTTTGCTGTGTTTTTCCCTTCTCTTTTTAGAAATAGGCAAGTTATTAGCCAAAAAGAGTTCTGATCCAAGAGAATTGCAAGTGGTTGAAGCAATGGAGGACGTCTGTCAAgctaaatatttttcaaagtatCACTATTCTCCACCTACAACAATTAAAGCTTGTAAATTTCTCATAGGTGAGTTTTCTGGCTttgattttaaataaataaatgtgtctgtgatttctttattttttagttttcctttcttttgtcctgttctaaattcaaaaaataCCACAGGAAAATAGTCCATAGTCAAAAGCTGGTGGTCGACCTTACTGCACGGCCATTATTTACAGCTTAGTACAGCCGTATCAAAGtgtattttgcttcttttttcattgaaaaataaTCAGAAATCACAGGTGGCCATGACATGCTATAATCAAAACTTGTACATTTAATATTCTCAGTGCACTGGCATTCTTTCTCCTAAAACTGCATTTACACGCCGGGCAAATTTTACTTGGCAAAGTGAAAGTTTGTGTGAAGCCTAAAACAATATTAACCATGATAAAATATATTAAGTCTCTCTTCCTATTACACCCGTCTCTActaattccccccccccccctctctttGAAGGTTGAACTTTGTAATAAACCCAGTCGCTAATAACTACTCTGTTATATGAAAATAAGCTTCATCCAGCTTGTAATAGAGTTTTTATGGTAGCTGTAACCACGAAGGTAAGTTGATTAATGGAATTTGTGAAGGGGCCACTTGAAACACGTTCGCTTATTATACAGCTTTCAATGTAATAGGCCGCctccaagttccaaaaaccctcactttcaaaatgaggccaagtgcacaacctttcttgtgaaaatgagttttatttgcatgagaatgaaaagtgatttccatatcaaaggctgagcacctaccctcgttttgaaacagaggcccgggggaactcggaaatggcgtatttttacattttttttttcatttggacAGAAAAATACGAAGAAGAACTGGAACAGCTGTTGACCACAAAGTCAGCAGATTATGAAAAGGAAGTCTGCTACGAGTTGACGAAGGCTTGCGAAGGAGTAGATagaagtaagaaagaaaaagaagagatgGATGTCCGGTTTAATGATCAGAAACAAGAGGTTAAAACGGAAAAATCAACACCAAAGAAAGACGACGATGGAATTCAGAGGATGAACATTGATATTAACGATCCCGGCGCCGCGAAACGATTAGCAGATCAAATCAAAATGCAGGTTGCACAGCAGCAGGCAATGGGTGGCGGaagtgatgatgaagatgatgggGATGACGAAGATGAAGGCGAAGAGGAGGATGAGGATGAAGACAACTCGTCAAAAACTAAGAAGAAAACTGAACTTTAATCAACTGTAAAACGtgattagtttttcttttctaatgttggtttttttgttgttttgccttctaGAGTTTACCCTGCCAGCAGAGGTTTCCTTTCGCTAGCTCGATTCATTTTTAGCGTACTGGGTCAAGGAGAAGACAAAAAGAAGATTCTTCTCGCAgctgggcgcgatccattcaaccaaaattcagaccggtctgactgggaaaagtggtccacctcaaaaggtggaccagttttttcgaaacctttccggttggaccgaaccgatccattgagttttgggccgaaatttccggaatttttggttgaatggatcgctcCAAGTGTCAAGAGAAAATGAACGTTATATTAATACCAACGCTATAAAATTCTACAAAGTGACACTCTTTCCTTATATGAAAGGGTTGGTTTCTAAAGAAGCTCTTTTCCTGGCTAGAAATAGCAACAGCGGACAGGCGTTTTTAGGTTAAACGTATATATCTAACTTTCTTTTACAAGCGCTCTAAATGACCGGAGGAAATGACAGGCAAACCAAAGATCAGTTCACCGCTAGGTCTATGTTCATTACCCACCGAACATTGTCCTTTGACTGGCTGATACTTTAAGCCCTAAAATGTGTAATGTGATGTTGCGAGATGGCCGAAAAATCGCCACCCTTTTCCCTTCTTTACTCCAAACTGATGAAGATTGCAAGGCTTGTCTTCTAAAGATCAATATTCaaggaaaattacaaatttcgaGTCGTTTAATCAACTGAATCTGATGACAAGCGGTTTCTTGGGAAAAGATCTGCCTAACGCAAGATTTcttttgaatggtaacaccaaaaGATTTCATCCATAGACACAAAACTAGGTACAACGAAATATGGA from Porites lutea chromosome 6, jaPorLute2.1, whole genome shotgun sequence includes the following:
- the LOC140940692 gene encoding uncharacterized protein, coding for MDVLLRISMVLVLCLSALGSKVKLPPDMSQAIFCESCSAVMQEIGKLLAKKSSDPRELQVVEAMEDVCQAKYFSKYHYSPPTTIKACKFLIEKYEEELEQLLTTKSADYEKEVCYELTKACEGVDRSKKEKEEMDVRFNDQKQEVKTEKSTPKKDDDGIQRMNIDINDPGAAKRLADQIKMQVAQQQAMGGGSDDEDDGDDEDEGEEEDEDEDNSSKTKKKTEL